In Dermacentor albipictus isolate Rhodes 1998 colony chromosome 6, USDA_Dalb.pri_finalv2, whole genome shotgun sequence, the following proteins share a genomic window:
- the LOC135905096 gene encoding uncharacterized protein isoform X1, whose translation MRKAIATVALLLLAATAVSSAFGEDIGQVPVGPVAKDVEVGGFCRFSTECRSKCCVKVFPRGDQAGSPRQCRHYAEPGEPCSDEQIKGGVYVNGCPCRVGHCGSNGYCS comes from the exons ATGCGCAAGGCAATTGCCACCGTCGCTTTGCTGCTACTTGCCGCTACCGCAGTATCGTCGGCATTCGGCGAGGACATCGGACAAGTCCCCGTGGGCCCGGTTGCGAAG GACGTAGAAGTGGGCGGCTTTTGCCGGTTTAGCACCGAGTGCCGCTCCAAGTGCTGCGTGAAGGTGTTCCCAAGGGGCGACCAGGCCGGCAGTCCGAGGCAGTGTCGCCACTACGCTGAGCCCGGCGAGCCATGCAGTGACGAGCAGATCAAGGGAGGCGTCTACGTAAACGGATGTCCCTGCCGCGTCG GCCACTGCGGAAGCAACGGATACTGTTCCTGA